In the Elioraea tepida genome, one interval contains:
- a CDS encoding hydantoinase B/oxoprolinase family protein, with amino-acid sequence MHQMADRQLSALARIQTQVMWNRLIAVVEEQAQTMIRTAFSTTVREAGDLSAGVFDLKGRMLAQAVTGTPGHVNSMMESVAHFLAKFPAETMRPGDHYITNDPWLGTGHLHDLTVVTPAFLHGRIVGLFANTAHIIDIGGLGMGPEARSVFEEGLYIPIVKCFEQGRPNETFFDFIRAGSRTPIELEGDIYSLCACNEAGARRLIEMMEEFGMEGLDPLAEVIFDASLRATEAEIAKLPKGTFRAEIRSDGYEAPVTLAAAMTIGDRTIEVDFSGTSGLSTRGINVPPAYCRAYSCFGIKVVVAPDIPNNWASLQPFRMRIPEGCILNAPRPYPVAVRHVVGQLLPDLMMGCLAQAVPERVAAEGASCLWNPPLRGGTQVSGPAAKIEDFEIITFNSGGTGARATKDGLSGIAFPSGVRTMPVEATENVAPVVFWRKELRPDSAGAGRTRGGFGQILEIGTKGDAEFAVNAIFDRVGNPPRGRLGGRDGASGVVKLKSGAVLRTKGFQIIPEGDRLVLLLPGGGGMGDPRERDCEAIARDIADGLISPERALADYGWAG; translated from the coding sequence ATGCACCAGATGGCCGACCGCCAGCTCTCGGCGCTTGCGAGGATCCAGACCCAGGTCATGTGGAACCGGCTGATCGCGGTGGTCGAAGAGCAGGCCCAGACGATGATCCGAACAGCCTTCTCCACCACCGTGCGCGAGGCCGGCGACCTTTCGGCCGGCGTCTTCGACCTCAAGGGGAGAATGCTCGCACAGGCGGTGACGGGAACGCCCGGGCACGTGAACTCGATGATGGAGAGTGTGGCGCATTTCCTCGCGAAGTTCCCCGCCGAGACGATGCGGCCCGGCGATCACTACATCACCAACGATCCTTGGCTGGGGACAGGTCATCTTCACGACCTCACCGTCGTCACGCCTGCGTTCCTGCATGGCCGGATCGTCGGCCTCTTCGCCAACACCGCCCACATCATCGATATCGGCGGTCTCGGCATGGGGCCGGAGGCGCGTTCAGTGTTCGAGGAGGGGCTCTACATCCCGATCGTCAAGTGCTTCGAGCAAGGCCGTCCCAACGAGACCTTCTTCGACTTCATTCGGGCGGGATCACGCACGCCCATCGAGCTCGAAGGCGACATCTACTCGTTGTGTGCGTGCAATGAGGCAGGCGCGAGGCGGCTCATCGAGATGATGGAGGAGTTCGGCATGGAGGGGCTCGACCCCCTTGCCGAGGTGATCTTCGACGCGAGCTTGCGCGCAACGGAAGCGGAGATCGCGAAACTGCCGAAAGGGACCTTCCGTGCCGAGATCCGCTCCGACGGCTATGAGGCTCCGGTCACACTCGCGGCCGCGATGACGATCGGGGACAGAACGATCGAGGTCGATTTCTCGGGAACGTCGGGTCTCTCGACGCGGGGAATCAACGTTCCGCCGGCCTATTGCCGCGCCTATTCTTGTTTCGGGATCAAGGTCGTCGTCGCGCCGGATATCCCGAACAACTGGGCGTCGCTGCAGCCGTTCCGGATGAGGATTCCAGAGGGCTGCATCCTCAACGCTCCGCGGCCCTACCCGGTGGCGGTACGGCACGTCGTGGGGCAGCTCCTGCCCGATCTGATGATGGGGTGCCTCGCCCAAGCCGTCCCGGAGAGAGTTGCGGCCGAGGGGGCCTCGTGTTTGTGGAATCCGCCTTTGCGTGGCGGCACGCAGGTGTCAGGACCTGCGGCCAAGATCGAGGATTTCGAGATCATCACGTTCAACTCGGGCGGCACGGGCGCGCGCGCGACGAAGGATGGGCTCTCCGGAATCGCCTTTCCCTCTGGCGTGCGGACGATGCCCGTGGAGGCGACAGAGAATGTCGCGCCGGTTGTGTTCTGGCGGAAGGAACTTCGACCCGACAGCGCGGGTGCGGGCCGCACGCGGGGGGGCTTCGGCCAGATCCTGGAGATCGGCACCAAGGGGGACGCGGAGTTCGCCGTCAATGCCATTTTCGATCGCGTGGGGAACCCGCCGCGCGGCCGGCTCGGCGGCCGCGACGGAGCGTCGGGGGTGGTCAAGTTGAAGTCAGGAGCGGTCCTGCGCACCAAGGGCTTCCAGATCATTCCGGAGGGAGACCGGCTGGTCCTGCTTCTGCCGGGCGGGGGCGGCATGGGTGACCCGAGGGAGCGTGACTGCGAGGCGATCGCCCGAGACATCGCCGACGGGCTGATCAGCCCGGAGCGGGCGCTCGCGGATTACGGCTGGGCCGGGTGA
- a CDS encoding 2-hydroxyacid dehydrogenase, with protein MRVAMFSTKPYDRRSFEEAGTAGLDFRWLEARLTRETVSLAEGSPAVCLFVNDEADASVIASLASGGTRLIALRCAGFNNVDLAAAEAHGVSVVRVPAYSPHAVAEFTVGLLLALVRRIHKAYTRTRENNFSLDGLLGFDLHGRTVGVIGTGRIGALVARIMRTGFGCHVLAHDVRRAAALEEIGVVYASRAELLANADIITLHCPLTPETHYLLDRQSLALLRPGAIVVNTSRGALIDTEAAIDALKTGQLGGLAIDVYEQEADLFFEDLSAEIIQDDALQRLLMFPNVLVTGHQAFFTREALSAIASTTLANIRDFAAGRPLVNTVTAASVKG; from the coding sequence ATGCGCGTCGCGATGTTCAGCACCAAGCCGTATGACCGCAGGAGCTTCGAGGAGGCAGGGACGGCCGGCCTCGACTTCCGCTGGCTCGAGGCGAGGCTGACCCGGGAGACCGTCTCCCTCGCCGAGGGCTCACCGGCGGTGTGCCTGTTCGTCAACGACGAGGCGGATGCGTCCGTGATCGCTTCGCTCGCAAGCGGCGGCACGCGGCTGATCGCGCTTCGATGCGCCGGCTTCAACAACGTCGATCTCGCGGCAGCCGAGGCGCACGGCGTCTCCGTCGTGCGCGTCCCCGCCTATTCGCCGCACGCGGTCGCGGAGTTCACCGTCGGGCTCCTGCTCGCGCTCGTGCGTCGGATCCACAAGGCCTACACGCGAACGCGCGAGAACAATTTCTCCCTCGACGGCCTTCTGGGATTCGACCTCCACGGCCGCACGGTCGGCGTGATCGGCACCGGGCGGATCGGCGCTCTCGTCGCCCGGATCATGCGCACCGGCTTCGGCTGCCATGTGCTCGCGCACGATGTGCGCCGCGCGGCAGCGCTCGAGGAGATCGGCGTCGTCTATGCAAGCCGTGCGGAACTGCTCGCGAACGCCGACATCATCACCCTGCACTGCCCTCTCACGCCTGAAACGCACTACCTTCTCGACCGGCAGAGCCTCGCTCTGCTCCGGCCCGGGGCGATCGTGGTCAACACCTCGCGTGGCGCGCTGATCGACACCGAAGCCGCGATCGACGCCCTCAAGACCGGCCAGCTTGGCGGCCTCGCGATCGATGTCTATGAACAGGAGGCCGATCTGTTCTTCGAGGATCTCTCCGCCGAGATCATCCAGGACGACGCGCTGCAGCGCCTGCTGATGTTCCCCAATGTGTTGGTGACCGGCCACCAGGCCTTCTTCACCCGCGAGGCGCTCAGCGCGATCGCCTCGACGACGCTCGCCAACATCCGGGATTTCGCCGCCGGGCGGCCGCTCGTGAACACCGTGACGGCTGCCTCCGTCAAGGGATGA
- a CDS encoding acyl-CoA dehydrogenase family protein, which yields MDHTLLRDDAWADLRGEVAKLCAQFPGEYWRKLDAERGYPTEFVRALTEAGYLAALIPEEYGGAGLPLSGAVAILEEIHRQGCNGAACHAQMYIMGTILRHGSPEQKRTYLPEIAAGRLRLQAFGVTEPTSGSDTTSLRTTARREGDRYIVNGQKVWTSRAEHSDLMLLLARTTPRDRVAKKTEGLSTFIVDMRAVRGKGLTIRPIRTMMNHNSCEVFFDNMEIPAENLVGEEGKGFRYILDGMNAERILIAAECIGDAKWFTEKSVAYAKERHVFGRPIGQNQGVQFPIARAYAQWRAAELMVRAACEKFEAGLNCGAEANMAKMLAAEASWAAAEACVQTHGGFGFAEEYDIERKFRETRLYQIAPISTNLVLSYIAEHVLGMPRSY from the coding sequence ATGGACCACACGCTTCTGCGCGACGATGCCTGGGCCGACCTGCGCGGCGAGGTGGCGAAGCTCTGCGCGCAATTTCCCGGCGAGTACTGGAGAAAACTGGACGCCGAACGGGGCTACCCGACGGAGTTCGTCCGAGCGCTGACCGAGGCTGGGTATCTCGCGGCGCTGATCCCCGAGGAGTATGGCGGCGCTGGCCTGCCGCTCTCGGGTGCGGTGGCCATTCTCGAGGAGATCCATCGCCAGGGCTGCAACGGCGCGGCCTGCCACGCGCAGATGTACATCATGGGGACCATCCTCCGCCACGGATCGCCGGAGCAGAAGCGGACCTATTTGCCCGAGATCGCCGCCGGACGTCTGCGGCTCCAGGCCTTCGGGGTGACAGAGCCGACCTCCGGAAGTGACACGACCTCACTTCGGACGACCGCGCGACGGGAGGGGGACCGGTACATCGTCAATGGCCAGAAGGTCTGGACATCGCGAGCGGAACACTCCGACTTGATGCTCCTGCTCGCCCGCACGACGCCACGTGACCGGGTTGCGAAGAAGACGGAGGGGCTCTCGACCTTCATCGTCGACATGCGGGCGGTCCGGGGCAAGGGGCTCACCATCCGCCCGATCCGGACGATGATGAACCACAACTCCTGCGAGGTGTTCTTCGACAACATGGAGATTCCGGCTGAGAACCTGGTCGGTGAGGAGGGCAAGGGGTTCCGCTACATTCTCGACGGGATGAACGCCGAGCGCATCCTGATCGCTGCCGAATGCATTGGCGATGCGAAATGGTTCACCGAGAAATCGGTCGCCTATGCCAAGGAACGGCACGTCTTCGGCCGCCCGATCGGGCAGAACCAGGGCGTGCAGTTCCCGATCGCCCGCGCCTACGCGCAGTGGCGCGCCGCGGAGCTGATGGTCAGGGCTGCCTGCGAAAAATTCGAAGCCGGGCTCAATTGCGGGGCGGAGGCGAACATGGCGAAAATGCTCGCCGCCGAGGCCTCATGGGCGGCCGCAGAGGCGTGCGTGCAGACCCACGGCGGGTTCGGTTTCGCCGAGGAGTACGACATCGAGCGCAAGTTCCGCGAGACGCGTCTGTACCAGATTGCCCCAATCTCGACCAATCTCGTGCTCTCGTACATTGCCGAGCACGTTCTCGGCATGCCGCGGAGCTATTGA
- a CDS encoding CaiB/BaiF CoA transferase family protein translates to MPAPKPLEGLLVLTLEQAVAAPFLSCKLADAGARVIKIERPEGDFARGYDDYAKGLSSYFVWLNRGKESLVADIKNPEDAALLHRILARADVFIQNLAPGAAARAGFGSASLRERYPRLITVDISGYGEEGAYAQMKAYDLLVQAETALCSVTGRPEGPGRVGTSVCDIACGMAAYAGVLEALIERNRSGRGTGLAVSLFDGMADWMNVPLLTYEGTGRPPPRVGLAHPSVAPYGAFALADGGQVLISIQNEREWVAFCREVLRDPSVATDERFASNVARVRNRSELDATIASVFVSLDRATVTERLALAGTAYGFVNEVPDLARHPALRRITVATPNGEISYAAPPVRWACGDRDYGAVPAIGQHSDAIRREFAG, encoded by the coding sequence ATGCCGGCACCGAAACCGCTTGAGGGGCTGCTCGTTCTGACACTGGAACAGGCGGTGGCTGCGCCGTTCCTGTCCTGCAAGCTCGCCGATGCGGGCGCGCGGGTGATCAAGATCGAGCGGCCGGAGGGCGACTTCGCTCGTGGCTACGACGACTACGCAAAGGGCCTCTCCAGCTACTTCGTCTGGCTGAACCGCGGCAAGGAAAGTCTGGTCGCTGACATCAAGAACCCTGAGGACGCGGCGCTCCTGCATCGAATCCTCGCCCGCGCCGACGTGTTCATCCAGAACCTCGCTCCAGGCGCTGCCGCACGAGCCGGCTTCGGTTCGGCGTCCCTCCGAGAACGCTACCCTCGCCTCATCACCGTCGACATCTCAGGCTATGGCGAAGAGGGCGCCTACGCTCAGATGAAAGCCTATGACCTACTCGTGCAGGCGGAGACGGCGCTCTGTTCTGTCACCGGCAGGCCGGAGGGACCAGGCCGGGTCGGGACCTCGGTGTGCGATATTGCCTGCGGCATGGCTGCCTACGCCGGGGTGCTAGAGGCGTTGATCGAGCGAAACAGGTCCGGCCGGGGAACCGGACTTGCCGTGTCTCTGTTCGACGGCATGGCGGACTGGATGAACGTGCCGCTCCTGACTTACGAGGGCACCGGTCGCCCGCCGCCGCGCGTCGGCCTCGCTCACCCATCTGTCGCCCCATACGGAGCGTTTGCGCTCGCTGACGGCGGACAAGTGCTGATCTCGATCCAGAACGAGCGAGAATGGGTTGCGTTCTGCCGGGAGGTGCTGCGCGACCCGAGTGTCGCGACCGACGAGCGTTTCGCCTCGAACGTCGCTCGGGTGCGAAACCGTTCAGAACTCGATGCCACGATCGCGTCTGTGTTCGTGAGCCTCGACCGCGCGACCGTCACCGAGCGACTGGCTTTGGCTGGCACCGCGTACGGGTTCGTGAACGAGGTGCCCGACCTTGCGCGTCATCCTGCGCTGAGGCGGATCACGGTCGCGACGCCGAACGGCGAGATCTCCTACGCCGCTCCCCCTGTGCGATGGGCTTGCGGCGATCGGGACTATGGCGCTGTGCCGGCCATCGGCCAGCACAGCGACGCGATCAGAAGGGAGTTTGCCGGCTGA
- a CDS encoding lytic transglycosylase domain-containing protein: MSSFKTLIAVTLALLAAVPCAYANQGLPAAPATQLASEPIRLCRAAIRAAERAHGIPNALLAALGRVESGRRDPVTGNFGPWPWTINAEGRGQFFATKAEAIAAVRRLQAEGVRSIDVGCMQVNLRHHPDAFASLEDAFDPQKNAAYAARFLVSLHEASKNWLQAAANYHSHTPELAIAYQRRVMAAWPDESRIAAEEYRAAQLAVWAARPAAAVGTGAPARILPGPSGNRATGMGLDAYRAAPIPVVTPLGSRVPSVRRAP; the protein is encoded by the coding sequence ATGAGCTCGTTCAAGACCCTGATCGCCGTCACGCTCGCGCTGCTGGCCGCCGTGCCGTGCGCGTACGCCAACCAAGGGCTCCCCGCAGCGCCCGCCACTCAGCTCGCCAGCGAGCCGATCCGTCTCTGCCGCGCGGCAATCCGCGCGGCAGAGCGCGCGCATGGGATCCCCAACGCACTCCTTGCCGCTCTCGGCCGGGTCGAGAGCGGCAGGCGCGATCCGGTGACCGGCAATTTCGGCCCATGGCCCTGGACCATCAATGCCGAAGGCCGTGGGCAATTCTTCGCCACCAAGGCGGAGGCGATCGCTGCCGTCAGGCGGCTCCAAGCGGAGGGTGTGCGGTCGATCGATGTCGGCTGCATGCAGGTCAACCTGCGGCACCATCCTGATGCCTTCGCCTCTCTCGAAGATGCGTTCGACCCTCAGAAGAACGCCGCCTATGCCGCCCGCTTCCTTGTCTCACTCCACGAGGCGTCGAAGAATTGGCTCCAGGCTGCCGCGAACTACCACTCCCACACGCCGGAGCTCGCGATCGCCTATCAGCGCCGCGTGATGGCCGCATGGCCCGACGAAAGCCGGATTGCGGCCGAGGAATACCGTGCGGCGCAGCTCGCTGTCTGGGCCGCGCGGCCGGCTGCCGCCGTGGGAACAGGTGCACCAGCACGCATCCTGCCGGGGCCGAGCGGAAACCGAGCCACAGGCATGGGGCTCGATGCCTACCGCGCCGCGCCGATCCCCGTTGTGACGCCCCTTGGCAGCCGCGTTCCATCGGTCAGACGCGCCCCTTGA
- a CDS encoding GNAT family N-acetyltransferase, which translates to MHRISAQAPLVRASVEADIPAIAAIYRHHVTTGLASFEETSPDLAELARRREAVLASGLPWLIAEDLDGKVVGYAYAALYRPRSAYRFTVEDSIYVALGMIGRGIGRSLLTALIAETTAVGYRQMIAVIEDSGNHASIALHRSSGFREAGRLRSVGFKFGRWVDSVLMQRALGPGDTVLPRDRPSRG; encoded by the coding sequence ATGCACCGGATTTCCGCCCAAGCCCCGCTCGTCCGCGCCTCGGTCGAGGCCGACATTCCGGCCATCGCGGCCATCTACCGCCACCACGTCACGACCGGCCTCGCAAGCTTCGAGGAGACATCGCCCGACCTCGCGGAACTCGCGAGGCGGCGCGAGGCCGTGCTCGCCAGCGGCCTTCCCTGGCTGATCGCCGAGGACCTTGACGGCAAGGTGGTGGGCTATGCCTACGCGGCACTCTACAGGCCACGAAGTGCCTATCGCTTCACGGTCGAGGACTCGATCTACGTGGCTCTGGGAATGATAGGCCGAGGTATCGGGCGGTCCCTTCTCACCGCCCTGATCGCCGAGACGACAGCCGTGGGGTACCGACAGATGATCGCCGTGATCGAGGATTCCGGGAACCACGCATCGATCGCTCTCCACAGGTCCTCCGGGTTTCGCGAGGCGGGGCGGCTCCGGAGCGTCGGCTTTAAGTTCGGCCGCTGGGTGGACAGCGTGCTGATGCAGCGGGCGCTCGGCCCAGGCGACACCGTCTTGCCTCGAGACCGCCCTTCCCGAGGATGA
- a CDS encoding N-formylglutamate amidohydrolase, translating to MDLPVRPDTSNAVETAAYAVLMPEPQRAPLVFASPHSGRRYPPQFLAAARLDAHALRRSEDSFVEELFESAPRHGCPLIHALFPRVWCDPNREPWELDPEMFDSELPAWVNAASPRVGAGLGTIARIVATGEPIYRRKLSFAEAEERIATCWRPYHEALAGLIAATRERFGLCLLIDCHSMPTLTAQGPLRPPEIILGDAHGTSASPSAVRRLEEAFLEAGFSVRRNDPYAGGYVTRHYGRPHHGVHAVQIEIARTLYMDEERIVRHGGFDALRDRLERVIATLATADWAMLERG from the coding sequence ATGGATCTCCCGGTTCGCCCCGACACCTCGAACGCGGTGGAAACCGCCGCCTATGCCGTCTTGATGCCGGAGCCCCAGCGCGCTCCGCTCGTGTTCGCCTCGCCGCACTCCGGCCGCCGATATCCTCCGCAGTTCCTGGCGGCCGCTCGGCTCGATGCACATGCTTTAAGGCGCAGCGAGGACAGCTTTGTTGAGGAACTGTTCGAGAGCGCGCCGCGCCATGGCTGCCCGTTGATCCACGCCCTGTTTCCCAGGGTGTGGTGCGACCCCAACCGCGAGCCCTGGGAACTCGACCCGGAGATGTTCGATAGCGAGCTTCCCGCTTGGGTGAATGCCGCCTCGCCGCGTGTCGGCGCCGGGCTCGGCACGATCGCCCGGATCGTGGCGACCGGAGAGCCGATCTATCGCCGCAAGCTCTCCTTCGCCGAGGCCGAGGAGCGTATCGCCACCTGCTGGCGGCCCTATCACGAGGCGCTCGCAGGCCTGATTGCGGCGACGCGGGAGCGGTTCGGGCTCTGCCTTCTGATCGACTGCCACTCCATGCCCACTCTGACTGCACAAGGGCCGCTTCGGCCGCCCGAGATCATTCTCGGCGACGCGCACGGCACATCGGCGAGCCCGAGCGCGGTCCGCCGTCTTGAGGAGGCGTTCCTCGAGGCGGGATTCAGCGTGCGTCGGAACGACCCGTATGCAGGCGGCTACGTCACGCGCCACTACGGGCGGCCGCACCACGGTGTCCACGCGGTGCAGATTGAAATCGCCCGAACCCTCTACATGGATGAGGAGCGGATCGTCCGACATGGCGGCTTCGACGCGCTGCGCGACCGGCTCGAGAGGGTGATCGCCACGCTTGCGACCGCGGACTGGGCCATGCTCGAACGCGGCTGA
- the dcd gene encoding dCTP deaminase produces the protein MGLMPDHWIRRMALERDMITPFVEKQMREGVISYGLSSYGYDARVAPDFKIFTNVESAVVDPKAFSPASFVDRRTDVCVIPPNSFALAHTVEYFRIPRDVLVICLGKSTYARCGIIVNVTPLEPEWEGQVTIEISNTTPLPARIYANEGICQFLFLKGEEPCETSYADRGGKYMRQRGVALPKL, from the coding sequence ATGGGCCTCATGCCCGACCATTGGATTCGCCGCATGGCGCTCGAGCGGGACATGATCACCCCCTTCGTTGAGAAGCAGATGCGCGAGGGGGTGATCAGCTACGGGCTGTCGTCCTATGGATACGACGCCCGCGTCGCTCCCGACTTCAAGATCTTCACCAATGTCGAGAGCGCCGTGGTCGACCCGAAAGCGTTCTCTCCCGCCTCCTTCGTCGACCGCCGGACGGATGTCTGCGTCATTCCCCCCAACAGTTTCGCCCTCGCGCACACGGTCGAGTATTTTCGCATCCCGCGCGATGTGCTGGTCATCTGTCTTGGCAAGTCGACCTATGCGCGCTGCGGCATCATCGTCAACGTCACACCGCTCGAGCCCGAGTGGGAAGGCCAGGTGACGATCGAGATCAGCAACACCACGCCGCTGCCTGCGCGGATCTACGCCAACGAAGGGATCTGCCAGTTCCTGTTCCTCAAGGGCGAGGAGCCCTGCGAAACGTCCTACGCAGACCGCGGCGGCAAATACATGCGCCAGCGCGGCGTGGCGCTGCCGAAGCTCTGA
- the murA gene encoding UDP-N-acetylglucosamine 1-carboxyvinyltransferase, with the protein MDRIRIRGGRPLEGRIRISGAKNAALPLLAAGLLTNERLVLSNVPALADIATMASLLRTLGVAVEPIGNDGRTLSIGGRITSSEAPYDIVRKMRASVLVLGPLLARTGLARVSLPGGCAIGTRPIDLHLKGLEQLGAEINLEGGYVTATAPRGLKGATIIFPFVSVGATENLLMAATLAEGTTVLVNAAREPEIGDLAACLTAMGARIEGVGTDRLTIHGVARLGGATHRIIPDRIETGTYACAAAITGGSVLLEDARLEHLGAVVRTLREAGVEVTEVEGGLAVRRLNGLHGADAMTEPYPGFPTDMQAQFMALMSVAEGASMVTETIFENRFMHVPELARMGARIVVHGASAIVRGVPALSGAPVMATDLRASVSLVIAGLAARGETVVHRVYHLDRGYERIEEKLAACGAVIERIPG; encoded by the coding sequence GTGGACCGGATCAGGATTCGTGGCGGGCGGCCGCTCGAGGGGAGAATCCGCATCAGCGGCGCGAAGAACGCCGCGTTGCCCCTCCTGGCGGCGGGCCTGTTGACGAACGAGCGGCTCGTTCTCTCCAACGTTCCCGCGCTCGCGGACATCGCCACCATGGCATCCCTGCTCCGCACGCTCGGTGTCGCGGTCGAGCCGATCGGCAATGACGGGCGCACGCTGTCGATCGGCGGCCGCATCACGTCCTCGGAGGCACCCTACGACATCGTGCGCAAGATGCGCGCCTCGGTCCTCGTTCTCGGCCCGCTTCTGGCGCGCACCGGCCTTGCCCGGGTGTCGCTTCCGGGCGGGTGCGCCATCGGGACGAGGCCGATCGACCTCCATCTCAAGGGGCTCGAACAGCTCGGCGCCGAGATCAACCTCGAGGGAGGCTATGTCACGGCCACGGCGCCACGTGGCCTCAAGGGCGCGACCATCATCTTTCCGTTCGTCTCGGTCGGCGCGACCGAGAACCTCCTGATGGCCGCAACTTTGGCGGAGGGGACGACCGTCCTCGTCAACGCCGCGCGCGAGCCTGAGATCGGCGACCTCGCGGCCTGTCTCACCGCCATGGGGGCGCGCATCGAAGGCGTCGGCACCGACCGGCTCACCATCCATGGCGTCGCGCGCCTCGGGGGAGCGACTCACAGGATCATCCCGGATCGGATCGAGACCGGCACATATGCCTGCGCCGCCGCGATCACCGGCGGGTCGGTTCTGCTTGAAGATGCGCGCCTTGAGCATCTCGGCGCAGTCGTGCGCACGCTGCGCGAGGCGGGGGTTGAGGTGACCGAGGTGGAGGGGGGGCTCGCGGTGCGGCGGCTGAACGGGCTGCATGGGGCGGACGCGATGACTGAGCCCTATCCCGGCTTTCCGACCGACATGCAGGCGCAGTTCATGGCGTTGATGAGCGTCGCCGAGGGCGCGTCGATGGTGACCGAGACGATCTTCGAGAACCGGTTCATGCATGTCCCCGAACTGGCGCGCATGGGGGCGCGGATCGTCGTCCATGGGGCCTCGGCCATCGTCCGCGGCGTGCCCGCCCTGTCCGGTGCACCGGTGATGGCGACCGACCTTCGTGCCTCCGTGTCGCTCGTGATTGCGGGCCTCGCCGCTCGGGGGGAAACCGTGGTCCACCGCGTCTATCATCTCGATCGTGGCTATGAGCGTATCGAGGAGAAGCTCGCGGCGTGCGGCGCCGTCATCGAGCGCATTCCAGGCTGA
- a CDS encoding OpgC family protein, giving the protein MRSLIRTNRDIRVDFFRGFALYCIFVGHIPDHAFWVATIQVLGPSDSTETFIFLAGYSAAIAYGRSLDRFGWGYAATAVLLRVWTLYVVHIFMFVAFVAQVSWSAARFANPAYIDEINIGAFLEEPHIAVLDALSLRFQPAFMDILPLYIVVLLLFALVLPLLRRPLALLGVSGGLYLLVRLTRFNLPTAQGEWFFNPLAWQFLFMLGATVAAMPERGRALLRRAEPALLPLTVAIAIAGLFISAVWRLPFVYNTIPEPLAALIYTGIDKSGLHPVRLAHFLALAHLAQRLVRPGAAWLLSWWAQPFTLPGQHGLVVFALGVFLSFLGRLVMQEWNASIATQAVIAAVGWSVCVAVSALQAWYDSVGKGSAGKGGRDASSHTPLDVMPRPASGQS; this is encoded by the coding sequence ATGCGGTCGCTGATCCGCACCAACCGCGACATTCGCGTCGATTTTTTCCGCGGCTTCGCCCTCTACTGCATCTTTGTCGGCCACATCCCCGATCACGCCTTCTGGGTGGCTACCATCCAGGTGCTCGGCCCCTCCGATTCGACCGAGACCTTCATCTTCCTGGCCGGTTATTCGGCCGCGATCGCCTACGGCCGCTCGCTTGACCGCTTCGGCTGGGGCTACGCCGCGACGGCGGTGCTGCTCCGGGTCTGGACACTCTATGTCGTGCACATCTTCATGTTCGTTGCCTTCGTTGCGCAGGTTTCGTGGTCGGCGGCGCGGTTCGCCAATCCCGCCTATATCGACGAGATCAACATCGGCGCGTTCCTCGAGGAGCCGCACATCGCGGTGCTCGACGCGCTGTCGCTTCGGTTTCAGCCGGCCTTCATGGACATCCTGCCGCTCTATATCGTTGTGCTCCTGCTTTTCGCCCTTGTGCTGCCGCTCTTGCGCCGGCCGCTTGCCTTGCTCGGCGTCTCGGGCGGGCTCTACCTGCTCGTCCGGCTCACCCGGTTCAATCTGCCGACCGCCCAGGGCGAGTGGTTCTTCAACCCGCTTGCCTGGCAGTTCCTCTTCATGCTCGGCGCGACCGTCGCCGCGATGCCGGAGCGCGGCCGCGCGCTGCTGCGGCGCGCCGAACCGGCCCTGTTGCCGCTCACGGTGGCGATCGCCATCGCCGGGCTCTTTATCAGCGCCGTCTGGCGGCTTCCGTTCGTATACAACACGATCCCGGAGCCGCTTGCCGCACTGATCTACACTGGGATCGACAAGTCCGGGCTGCACCCTGTTCGGCTTGCCCATTTTCTGGCGCTCGCCCATCTCGCGCAGAGGCTCGTCCGTCCCGGCGCGGCCTGGCTGCTGTCCTGGTGGGCACAGCCCTTCACCTTGCCCGGCCAGCACGGGCTTGTGGTGTTCGCGCTTGGGGTCTTCCTGTCCTTCCTCGGCCGGCTCGTGATGCAGGAATGGAACGCGAGCATCGCCACACAGGCGGTGATCGCGGCGGTCGGATGGTCCGTGTGCGTTGCCGTCTCGGCCCTGCAGGCGTGGTACGACAGCGTCGGCAAGGGCAGCGCAGGGAAGGGGGGAAGGGACGCATCCTCTCACACCCCCTTGGATGTCATGCCCCGGCCTGCTAGCGGTCAATCATGA